Proteins found in one Hevea brasiliensis isolate MT/VB/25A 57/8 chromosome 18, ASM3005281v1, whole genome shotgun sequence genomic segment:
- the LOC110641903 gene encoding uncharacterized CRM domain-containing protein At3g25440, chloroplastic isoform X3: MSGASIELKTDSPVVRFSISKQPDENGSPENEKKTTKRVKMSRKAKLNELRFYRLKAKKKMNSPNPEVRIRYKLDKAKRKEAWLIEKLRKFEVPKMPAETYDPEILTEEEKHYLKRTGEKKKNFILVGRRGVFGGVVLNMHLHWKKHETVKVICKPCKPGQIHEYAEELTRLSKGIVIDIKPNNTIIFYRGKNYVQPKVMSPPDTLSKQKALEKYRYEQSLEHTSQFIEKLEKELQEYLEHVARYKKEKENKENMPHFTIVDE; this comes from the exons ATGAGCGGTGCGTCAATTGAGCTGAAGACAGACAGTCCTGTTGTCAGGTTTTCTATTAGTAAGCAGCCTGATGAAAATGGTTCTCCAGAAAATGAGAAGAAGACCACCAAAAGGGTCAAAATGTCTAGAAAGGCCAAACTGAATGAACTCAGGTTCTATCGTCTCAAGGCCAAAAAGAAGATGAATTCCCCAAATCCAGAAGTTCGGATTAGATATAAACTTGACAAg GCCAAGCGAAAGGAGGCATGGTTGATTGAGAAGTTGAGGAAATTTGAGGTTCCCAAAATGCCAGCTGAAACATATGATCCTGAAATATTAACCGAGGAAGAGAAGCATTACCTCAAGCGTActggagagaagaagaagaacttTATTCTAGTTGGAAGACGAGGAGTATTCGGAGGCGTTGTTCTCAATATGCATCTTCATTGGAAGAAGCATGAAACAGTGAAGGTTATTTGCAAACCTTGCAAGCCAGGGCAAATTCATGAATATGCTGAAGAGCTTACTCGACTCAGCAAAGGCATTGTGATTGACATAAAACCTAACAATACTATCATATTCTATAGAGGAAAGAACTATGTTCAACCAAAAGTTATGTCACCTCCAGATACCCTATCTAAACAGAAG GCCCTGGAAAAGTATAGGTACGAGCAATCCCTAGAGCATACAAGTCAGTTcattgaaaaattggagaaagaaCTTCAAGAGTATCTTGAGCATGTCGCTCGTTacaagaaagagaaagagaataaAGAGAATATGCCACACTTCACCATTGTTGATGAATGA
- the LOC110641911 gene encoding glycosyltransferase BC10: MKQRKVTQHQKSHFKWKRKVFAVLLLGFCFGSLLLMQTQYTRILALSSLQSRFVQKPKIAFLFIARNRLPLEIVWDAFLKGAESRFSIFVHSRPGFLLNKATTRSDYFLNRQVNNSIQVDWGEASMIEAERILLRHALEDPQNERFVFLSDSCIPLYNFSYMYDYIMSTSTSFVDSFADTKEGRYNPKMASSIPVRNWRKGSQWVVLTRKHAEIVVNDTTVFPMFQQHCKRRSLPEFWRDQPFPADAAKEHNCIPDEHYVQTLLAQEGLEGEITRRSLTHSSWDLSSSKDPERRGWHPVTYKFSDATPKLIKYIKGIDNIYYETEYRREWCTSKGKPSTCFLFARKFTRLAALRLLNMSLLGASRKAQTRHDS; this comes from the exons ATGAAGCAGCGGAAGGTGACGCAGCACCAGAAATCTCACTTCAAATGGAAGAGAAAGGTGTTTGCGGTGTTGTTGTTAGGGTTTTGTTTTGGGAGCTTGCTTTTGATGCAAACTCAGTACACTCGAATTCTGGCACTCTCTTCTCTGCAGTCTCGTTTCGTTCAGAAGCCGAAAATTGCTTTTCTCTTTATAGCTCGAAATCGGCTTCCTCTCGAAATTGTTTGGGATGCGTTTCTTAAG GGCGCAGAATCTAGATTTTCAATTTTTGTTCATTCAAGGCCTGGGTTTCTGCTCAACAAGGCAACAACAAGATCTGACTACTTTTTGAATCGCCAAGTTAACAATAGTATACAG GTAGACTGGGGAGAAGCAAGCATGATTGAGGCTGAGCGCATATTGCTTAGACATGCGCTGGAGGATCCTCAGAATGAACGCTTTGTTTTCCTCTCAGACAG TTGCATACCTCTTTACAACTTCAGCTACATGTATGACTACATCATGTCAACATCAACTAGTTTTGTAGACAG CTTTGCTGATACAAAAGAGGGCCGCTACAACCCAAAAATGGCTTCATCCATTCCTGTTCGTAACTGGAGGAAAGGATCTCAG TGGGTTGTTCTCACCAGAAAGCATGCAGAGATTGTCGTGAATGACACTACAGTCTTTCCTATGTTTCAACAGCATTGCAAG AGGAGATCGCTACCTGAGTTTTGGCGGGACCAACCCTTT CCAGCTGATGCAGCCAAGGAGCACAATTGTATTCCTGATGAACATTATGTACAGACATTACTGGCT CAAGAAGGCTTGGAAGGAGAAATCACACGAAGGTCATTGACGCATAGTTCATGGGATCTTTCATCCTCAAAAGACCCCGAGCGCCGTGGATGGCATCCTGTTACTTATAAATTCTCTGATGCTACTCCCAagcttataaaatatattaag GGCATTGACAATATTTATTACGAGACTGAATATCGGAGAGAGTGGTGCACCAGCAAAGGGAAACCATCCACATGCTTCCTTTTTGCAAGAAAATTCACCCGTCTTGCTGCCCTTCGCCTTCTTAATATG TCTCTGCTGGGAGCTTCCCGTAAGGCACAAACAAGGCATGATTCTTAA
- the LOC110641903 gene encoding uncharacterized CRM domain-containing protein At3g25440, chloroplastic isoform X2, producing MFASIRRAVGSIKGSITIGLNYAIKRNWIHGRYMSGASIELKTDSPVVRFSISKQPDENGSPENEKKTTKRVKMSRKAKLNELRFYRLKAKKKMNSPNPEVRIRYKLDKAKRKEAWLIEKLRKFEVPKMPAETYDPEILTEEEKHYLKRTGEKKKNFILVGRRGVFGGVVLNMHLHWKKHETVKVICKPCKPGQIHEYAEELTRLSKGIVIDIKPNNTIIFYRGKNYVQPKVMSPPDTLSKQKALEKYRYEQSLEHTSQFIEKLEKELQEYLEHVARYKKEKENKENMPHFTIVDE from the exons AAATTGGATACATGGAAGATACATGAGCGGTGCGTCAATTGAGCTGAAGACAGACAGTCCTGTTGTCAGGTTTTCTATTAGTAAGCAGCCTGATGAAAATGGTTCTCCAGAAAATGAGAAGAAGACCACCAAAAGGGTCAAAATGTCTAGAAAGGCCAAACTGAATGAACTCAGGTTCTATCGTCTCAAGGCCAAAAAGAAGATGAATTCCCCAAATCCAGAAGTTCGGATTAGATATAAACTTGACAAg GCCAAGCGAAAGGAGGCATGGTTGATTGAGAAGTTGAGGAAATTTGAGGTTCCCAAAATGCCAGCTGAAACATATGATCCTGAAATATTAACCGAGGAAGAGAAGCATTACCTCAAGCGTActggagagaagaagaagaacttTATTCTAGTTGGAAGACGAGGAGTATTCGGAGGCGTTGTTCTCAATATGCATCTTCATTGGAAGAAGCATGAAACAGTGAAGGTTATTTGCAAACCTTGCAAGCCAGGGCAAATTCATGAATATGCTGAAGAGCTTACTCGACTCAGCAAAGGCATTGTGATTGACATAAAACCTAACAATACTATCATATTCTATAGAGGAAAGAACTATGTTCAACCAAAAGTTATGTCACCTCCAGATACCCTATCTAAACAGAAG GCCCTGGAAAAGTATAGGTACGAGCAATCCCTAGAGCATACAAGTCAGTTcattgaaaaattggagaaagaaCTTCAAGAGTATCTTGAGCATGTCGCTCGTTacaagaaagagaaagagaataaAGAGAATATGCCACACTTCACCATTGTTGATGAATGA